The following are from one region of the Papaver somniferum cultivar HN1 unplaced genomic scaffold, ASM357369v1 unplaced-scaffold_132, whole genome shotgun sequence genome:
- the LOC113333084 gene encoding receptor-like protein kinase ANXUR1, whose amino-acid sequence MDSRTQILFRLFSLVFVLNSFHQLSAAATDTSYFLSCGAANTGTDSDGRKWEPDTKYLVSSDNSILATAQFQDPSLPSPVPYMTSRIFNKESTYTFPVASGKRHWLRLHFYPSNYNSLNPSDSYFEVVAGGVTLLSNFSASITALALTQSYIIKEFSLISSDDKVLNITFKPSPDYEGSYAFVNGIEIVAMPDLFKPANLVGMSDQTVETATSTLQTLFRLNVGGQFIPAVNDSGLTRTWYDDTPYLYGAAVGVTGKADGTKIEFAKDYPQYTAPYDVYATFRSMGPDSQLNTNFNLTWVFQVDGNYMYVVRLHFCELINSKPNQRVFDIYVNNQTAEAAADVIAWSGGQGVPFYKDYAIFVNDGPGDEEIWVALHPTVSEKPETYDSLLNGMEIFKVNSTNGSLAGPNPKPSDMLLKAQPEEAKEFESDKKGKGAIIGVSCSAAALGFLAAICIAFHHNKKKSEGSDSGLTSGWLPLYTHSTTSSKTSNSNRSCTSSHLSSLAAGLCRHFSLPEIKQGTKNFDESQVIGVGGFGKVYKGVIDGGTKVAIKRANPSSEQGVHEFRTEIEMLSKLRHRHLVSLIGFCEEDDEMILVYDYMAHGTLREHLYKHNKTHLEWKQRLEICIGAARGLHYLHTGAKYTIIHRDVKTTNILVDENWVAKVSDFGLSKTGPNMNQTHVSTVVKGSFGYLDPEYFRRQQLTEKSDVYSFGVVLFEVLTARPALNPSLPKEQVSLADWALHCQKKGVLEDIIDPHLKGKINPECLKKFAETAEKCLADHGVDRPSMGDVLWNLEFALQLQENLVGDGAAKKTSERPAPPAPAISLHDLELENETTDADGINTSAVFSQLINPQGR is encoded by the coding sequence ATGGATAGCAGAACCCAGATTTTGTTTCGTCTGTtttctttggtttttgttttgaattcatTTCATCAATTGAGTGCTGCTGCAACGGATACTAGTTATTTTCTTTCATGTGGTGCTGCAAATACGGGTACTGATTCTGACGGTAGAAAATGGGAACCAGATACAAAATATCTCGTTTCTTCAGATAATTCAATTCTTGCTACAGCTCAATTCCAAGACCCATCTCTTCCATCCCCTGTTCCATATATGACTAGCAGAATCTTCAATAAAGAATCAACATATACATTTCCTGTAGCGTCGGGTAAACGGCACTGGCTCAGGCTACATTTCTATCCTTCTAATTACAATTCTTTAAATCCCAGCGATTCGTATTTTGAGGTTGTCGCAGGAGGAGTCACTCTGCTCAGCAATTTCAGTGCTTCTATTACAGCATTAGCACTGACTCAATCTTATATTATTAAAGAGTTTTCTCTCATTTCGTCAGACGACAAGGTTCTCAACATCACTTTCAAACCCTCTCCGGATTACGAAGGCTCTTATGCATTTGTTAATGGGATTGAAATTGTAGCAATGCCCGATCTGTTCAAGCCAGCAAATTTGGTTGGCATGTCTGACCAGACAGTTGAAACCGCGACATCAACTTTGCAAACATTGTTCAGGTTGAACGTTGGTGGACAGTTTATTCCAGCAGTTAACGACTCCGGTCTGACACGAACATGGTATGACGATACTCCTTATCTCTACGGCGCTGCAGTTGGTGTTACTGGTAAAGCTGATGGTACTAAGATTGAATTTGCAAAGGACTACCCCCAGTATACTGCTCCATATGATGTCTATGCCACATTTAGATCAATGGGTCCAGATTCGCAACTCAACACAAATTTCAATCTAACATGGGTTTTTCAAGTTGATGGGAACTACATGTATGTTGTAAGACTTCATTTCTGTGAGCTAATAAATTCCAAGCCTAACCAGAGAGTTTTTGACATCTATGTTAACAACCAAACGGCAGAAGCAGCAGCTGATGTAATTGCTTGGTCTGGAGGCCAAGGAGTCCCATTTTATAAAGATTATGCAATATTTGTGAATGATGGACCCGGAGACGAAGAGATATGGGTCGCTCTTCACCCTACTGTATCAGAAAAGCCAGAAACTTATGATTCATTGCTGAATGGGATGGAGATTTTCAAGGTGAACAGCACTAATGGAAGTCTTGCTGGGCCAAACCCAAAGCCATCAGATATGCTGCTTAAAGCTCAACCTGAGGAGGCTAAGGAATTTGAATCAGATAAAAAGGGAAAAGGCGCCATAATTGGGGTTTCATGCAGTGCTGCTGCTCTTGGTTTCCTTGCAGCTATTTGCATTGCCTTCCATCACAATAAAAAAAAGAGTGAGGGATCTGACTCTGGTTTAACTTCTGGTTGGTTACCCCTATATACACATTCGACAACCTCGAGCAAAACATCCAACTCTAACAGGAGCTGTACTAGTAGCCATCTCTCTTCACTGGCAGCCGGTCTTTGCCGGCATTTCTCCTTGCCGGAGATCAAACAAGGTACCAAAAACTTTGACGAGTCTCAAGTTATTGGTGTTGGAGGTTTTGGTAAGGTTTATAAAGGAGTTATTGACGGAGGGACTAAAGTTGCCATTAAAAGAGCAAACCCATCTTCGGAGCAAGGTGTTCACGAATTCAGGACTGAAATTGAGATGCTTTCGAAGCTTAGACACAGGCATTTGGTGTCTTTGATAGGTTtttgtgaagaagatgatgaaatgaTCTTGGTTTACGATTACATGGCTCATGGAACTCTGCGAGAACATCTCTATAAGCACAACAAGACTCACCTTGAATGGAAGCAGAGATTGGAGATTTGTATCGGAGCTGCAAGAGGACTGCATTACTTGCACACAGGTGCCAAGTACACCATCATTCACAGAGATGTCAAGACGACTAACATTCTTGTAGACGAGAATTGGGTAGCTAAAGTTTCTGATTTTGGTCTATCAAAAACTGGTCCAAACATGAACCAGACGCATGTTAGTACAGTTGTCAAAGGAAGTTTTGGTTATTTGGATCCTGAGTACTTTAGAAGACAACAATTAACGGAGAAATCTGATGTTTATTCTTTCGGTGTGGTTCTCTTTGAAGTGTTAACTGCAAGGCCAGCACTGAATCCAAGTCTACCAAAAGAACAAGTTAGTCTTGCGGACTGGGCATTGCATTGTCAAAAGAAGGGAGTTCTTGAGGACATAATAGATCCTCATCTGAAAGGAAAAATCAACCCGGAGTGTTTGAAGAAATTTGCAGAAACAGCCGAGAAGTGCCTAGCTGATCACGGAGTTGACCGTCCGTCAATGGGTGATGTTCTTTGGAATCTTGAATTTGCACttcaattacaagagaaccttgTAGGAGATGGCGCAGCAAAGAAGACTTCCGAAAGGCCTGCACCACCTGCACCTGCAATCAGTCTCCATGACTTGGAGCTTGAAAATGAGACCACAGATGCAGATGGCATAAACACAAGTGCGGTATTCTCACAACTCATCAACCCACAAGGAAGATAA